Proteins co-encoded in one Bacteroidales bacterium genomic window:
- a CDS encoding DegT/DnrJ/EryC1/StrS family aminotransferase — MIKFLDLKAINDSFEPQLSRSIQQVLDSGWYLQGTQVASFEKEYGSYIGTSHCISVANGLDALRLILKSYMVMGDIQENDEVIVPANTFIASILAITDNRLIPVLAEPDIGTYNLDTEKLENYITDRTKAIMPVHLYGYACWTEKLEIIAKKYNLKIIEDNAQASGAIESMALRRTGSLGDASGHSFYPGKNLGALGDGGAVTTNNDQLASIIRSLANYGSTKKYVHEYMGLNSRLDEIQAAILRVKLNRLDSDNQRRREIAQIYCDQIKNPDIILPLTSKQLKITDNKSHVWHLFVVRCSNRQKLQNYLAEHEIQTLIHYPTPPHKQLAYKEWNHLNYSLTEKIHNEVLSLPMSPVLKDSEIEQVVYHINAFKS, encoded by the coding sequence ATGATTAAATTTCTTGACCTTAAAGCTATTAACGACTCCTTTGAGCCGCAATTAAGCAGATCAATTCAGCAAGTATTGGATTCAGGATGGTATTTGCAGGGAACTCAGGTTGCCTCATTTGAGAAGGAATACGGTTCATATATAGGAACATCCCATTGCATTAGCGTTGCCAACGGACTGGATGCCTTAAGGTTAATACTTAAATCGTATATGGTCATGGGAGATATTCAGGAAAATGATGAAGTCATAGTTCCTGCCAATACTTTTATAGCTTCCATTTTAGCCATTACTGACAATCGGTTAATCCCTGTATTAGCAGAACCGGATATTGGAACATACAACCTTGATACAGAAAAACTTGAAAACTATATAACCGACCGTACAAAGGCTATTATGCCTGTTCATTTATACGGATATGCTTGTTGGACTGAAAAGCTTGAAATAATCGCAAAAAAATACAATTTAAAAATCATTGAAGACAATGCACAGGCCTCAGGAGCTATTGAGTCAATGGCATTACGACGCACCGGTTCTCTGGGGGACGCCTCAGGCCATAGCTTTTATCCCGGCAAAAACCTGGGAGCACTGGGAGACGGTGGTGCGGTAACAACAAATAATGATCAGCTTGCCAGCATAATCAGGTCGTTAGCCAATTACGGTTCAACAAAAAAATATGTGCATGAATATATGGGGTTAAACTCCAGGCTTGATGAGATTCAGGCTGCCATATTGCGCGTAAAGCTAAATCGTCTTGATTCTGATAATCAGCGTCGTCGCGAAATTGCTCAAATTTACTGTGACCAGATAAAAAATCCGGATATCATTCTTCCATTAACCAGTAAACAATTGAAGATAACTGATAATAAATCACATGTCTGGCATTTGTTTGTTGTGCGTTGTTCAAACCGTCAGAAACTTCAAAATTACCTTGCTGAACATGAAATACAAACACTGATTCACTACCCTACTCCACCTCACAAGCAGCTGGCATATAAAGAATGGAATCATTTGAATTACTCATTGACAGAAAAAATTCATAATGAAGTTTTAAGTCTTCCAATGAGTCCGGTGCTGAAAGATTCGGAAATTGAACAGGTAGTATATCATATTAACGCTTTTAAATCCTGA
- a CDS encoding polysaccharide biosynthesis/export family protein: protein MYQNVRLSDKMAKILAFSISLIILSASCVTQRDLEYMKKDKRVPAVVKEAPFSEYKLQPNDGLYIQINSLDDAASNIFAQNAAGGQTTLDPYSAYLNSYVIDEQGFVQLPVIGKIKVSGITTNQVTDLIKDSVQNILSLPVITVKLVNQYVTILGEVGTPGHYVYSQNKFNVFNALGLAGDISATGNREEITLIRNENGKTNRIKLDLTSPEILSSNYFYIQPNDVIYVKPLRKRIWGMETVPFAVIFSTITTGLLIYTIIQQ, encoded by the coding sequence ATGTACCAGAACGTTAGACTTTCTGATAAAATGGCCAAAATTCTGGCTTTTTCAATATCCCTTATTATACTTTCTGCCTCATGCGTAACACAACGGGATTTGGAATATATGAAAAAGGATAAACGGGTTCCGGCCGTCGTTAAGGAAGCTCCCTTTTCTGAATACAAATTACAACCTAATGATGGTTTATATATTCAAATAAACAGTCTTGATGATGCTGCGTCCAATATTTTTGCTCAGAATGCAGCTGGTGGTCAAACAACATTGGATCCTTACAGTGCCTATTTAAATTCATATGTAATTGATGAACAGGGATTTGTTCAATTACCTGTCATTGGTAAAATCAAGGTATCCGGAATCACAACCAACCAAGTCACCGATTTAATTAAAGATTCTGTGCAGAATATTCTTAGTCTGCCTGTAATCACAGTTAAATTGGTGAACCAATACGTTACAATACTGGGAGAAGTTGGAACTCCTGGCCATTATGTCTATTCTCAGAATAAATTTAATGTATTCAATGCATTGGGGCTTGCAGGAGATATTTCAGCCACAGGAAACCGTGAAGAGATAACGCTTATCAGGAATGAAAATGGAAAAACGAATAGAATAAAACTAGACCTGACAAGTCCAGAAATATTATCATCGAATTATTTCTACATCCAGCCAAACGATGTAATTTATGTTAAGCCGTTGAGAAAACGTATCTGGGGAATGGAAACGGTACCATTTGCTGTTATTTTCTCAACAATTACTACCGGATTATTAATATACACCATCATTCAGCAATAA
- a CDS encoding FdtA/QdtA family cupin domain-containing protein has product MDINSDKPLLINLPKIEDLRGNLSFIEEENHIPFKIKRVYWIYDVPGGEQRGGHAFKEQKEFVVALSGSFEVIIHNGENAVRYNLNRSYFGLYIPNGLWRHMENFSTNSVVLILSSTEFSETDYVRSFTEYLRFIANE; this is encoded by the coding sequence ATGGATATAAACTCTGATAAACCACTTTTAATAAATCTTCCCAAAATTGAAGATCTCAGGGGAAATTTATCATTTATAGAAGAAGAAAATCATATCCCCTTTAAAATAAAACGTGTTTATTGGATTTATGATGTTCCCGGAGGTGAACAACGAGGCGGTCACGCATTTAAGGAACAGAAGGAATTTGTCGTTGCACTCTCCGGCAGTTTTGAAGTAATTATTCATAACGGTGAAAATGCAGTGAGGTATAATCTCAACCGGTCATATTTTGGTCTGTATATTCCAAACGGCCTGTGGAGGCATATGGAAAACTTTAGTACAAATTCAGTGGTATTGATACTCTCGTCTACTGAATTTTCAGAAACTGATTACGTGAGAAGTTTTACCGAATACCTGAGGTTTATTGCCAATGAATAG
- a CDS encoding DapH/DapD/GlmU-related protein, producing MIFANITLGSNVEIDPSTSINNVTIKDKTRIAKRCSIYGGPNNILEIGYNGYVGMNSILNGFAEKITIGDYVSISQNVNMMVDSGPNASVSLQRLFPIIKGPIHIGDNCWIGASSIIMPNVILGNYCIVAANSFVNKSFPDFSIIGGTPARLIRTFTQEEKAKVLAGQNNEISSYEDNYLDLPFEDTLRKYRKKNILDTLKTDSHTRFLEIGCGPDPLFQTITEFERMVVVEPGKAFYKMVTPLVDKVDNVLIYNDLIENLTDKLKNENFDVIVIGGFLHEIDNPSEVLYCIRNICRKHTLVYSFVPNAKSFHRLLAHKTGIIKNIYEKSGHDELFNRKNVYDSDTFNKLFINNGFNVLMNGSYFVKPFTHDKMSELLTKKIINDSYLDGLEQMIEYMPDLGSELWNLCTIND from the coding sequence ATGATTTTTGCAAATATCACCCTTGGATCAAATGTAGAAATTGACCCTTCAACGTCAATAAACAACGTAACCATTAAGGATAAAACAAGGATTGCCAAAAGATGCAGCATATACGGAGGGCCGAATAATATTCTTGAGATTGGTTACAACGGTTATGTTGGAATGAACAGTATATTAAATGGTTTTGCTGAAAAAATCACAATCGGAGATTATGTAAGCATATCTCAGAATGTTAATATGATGGTTGACTCCGGCCCTAATGCATCAGTTAGCCTTCAGAGACTTTTTCCCATTATTAAAGGGCCTATACATATTGGCGACAATTGTTGGATTGGTGCAAGTTCTATTATAATGCCCAATGTAATTTTGGGAAACTATTGTATAGTTGCAGCTAATTCATTTGTCAATAAATCGTTTCCCGATTTTTCAATAATCGGAGGAACTCCTGCAAGGCTTATCCGTACTTTCACTCAAGAAGAAAAGGCTAAAGTATTGGCTGGTCAGAATAATGAAATAAGCTCATATGAGGATAATTACCTCGATTTACCTTTTGAAGATACCCTTAGAAAATATAGAAAAAAGAACATACTAGATACGTTAAAAACTGATTCACATACCAGATTTCTTGAAATTGGATGCGGTCCTGATCCTCTATTCCAAACTATTACCGAATTTGAAAGAATGGTGGTGGTTGAGCCTGGTAAAGCGTTTTATAAAATGGTAACGCCTTTAGTTGACAAGGTTGATAATGTATTGATATACAATGATTTGATTGAAAATCTAACTGACAAACTGAAAAATGAAAATTTCGATGTTATCGTTATTGGTGGTTTTTTACACGAAATAGATAATCCATCAGAAGTTCTGTATTGCATAAGAAACATCTGCAGGAAGCACACACTGGTTTATTCTTTTGTACCTAATGCAAAGTCATTTCATAGGTTATTGGCCCATAAAACAGGCATTATTAAAAATATTTATGAAAAATCGGGTCATGACGAATTGTTCAACCGAAAGAATGTTTATGACAGTGATACTTTCAATAAACTATTTATAAATAACGGATTTAATGTATTAATGAACGGTTCATATTTTGTAAAACCGTTTACGCATGATAAAATGAGTGAACTCCTTACAAAAAAAATAATAAATGACTCTTATCTTGACGGATTGGAGCAAATGATTGAGTATATGCCTGATCTTGGATCTGAATTGTGGAACTTATGTACAATAAATGATTAA
- a CDS encoding glycosyltransferase translates to MSNLVSVIIATYNSAPFVIETLESVKNQSWKELELIITDDFSTDNTIDLCEYWLKENHKRFESSTVLRIERNTGIAANANRGLKVAHGDWIKFLGADDTLKPNCIAQNMDFIAQNPQIKILFSKLEVYKDNFEPGNLLETTPGMPYEKNSILFPGRSADSQYRMLLISDRIHFSPSVFLHRETIFSVGCFDERFRIVEDYPLWLNLTKKGNKLYFMDKVTVNYRKHIKAANNTGLKFIINPNYFKLESFRKVYTYPFLPSSVKYHQKLNWYLSQIFKYPAINRDTKLNRLLYSLLTIYLNPFRYYFWFKKRFSRDEAFTELFT, encoded by the coding sequence ATGTCAAATCTTGTTTCTGTTATTATTGCCACTTATAATTCTGCTCCTTTTGTCATTGAAACGCTTGAGAGTGTTAAGAATCAATCCTGGAAAGAGCTTGAACTAATAATCACTGATGATTTCTCAACGGATAATACTATTGATCTCTGCGAATATTGGCTGAAAGAGAACCATAAAAGATTTGAAAGCTCTACCGTGCTCAGAATCGAGAGAAATACCGGAATTGCAGCTAATGCCAATCGTGGTTTAAAAGTTGCCCATGGTGATTGGATTAAATTTTTAGGTGCTGACGATACACTAAAACCAAATTGTATCGCGCAAAATATGGATTTCATCGCTCAGAACCCACAAATAAAAATACTTTTCTCGAAGCTTGAAGTGTATAAGGATAATTTTGAACCGGGAAATCTCCTTGAAACAACTCCAGGAATGCCTTATGAGAAGAACAGTATCTTGTTTCCCGGTAGGTCTGCTGATTCGCAATACAGAATGCTGCTTATAAGCGATCGAATACATTTTTCGCCATCTGTTTTTCTGCATCGCGAAACAATTTTTTCAGTTGGCTGTTTTGATGAAAGATTTCGTATTGTTGAAGATTATCCCTTATGGCTGAATCTGACAAAAAAAGGAAATAAGCTGTATTTCATGGATAAGGTAACAGTGAATTATCGAAAACACATTAAAGCAGCTAATAATACAGGGTTAAAATTCATTATAAATCCAAACTATTTCAAATTAGAAAGCTTTAGAAAAGTATATACCTACCCGTTTTTGCCATCTTCAGTAAAGTACCATCAGAAATTAAACTGGTATTTAAGCCAGATATTTAAGTATCCGGCAATTAACCGTGATACAAAACTCAACAGGTTACTCTATTCATTGTTAACAATTTACTTAAATCCATTTCGATATTATTTCTGGTTTAAAAAACGGTTTAGTCGCGATGAAGCATTCACTGAACTTTTTACCTGA
- a CDS encoding polysaccharide biosynthesis tyrosine autokinase, with protein MYQAQSQIAVQEESDLKRALGLFTRNYKLLLICAVISIALAYFYNRIAVPVYYSKAALLIENNDQPQMRGGSSSEEYINMDLFGRNQSFQNELYVLKSTPVIEQTIKNLDLSVNYLLKNRFRYFDAYKNLPFKIVFLKEHVQPVNVRFLVSLHKGNKYTVKVEKTNALFTNLYTENNTYSKEGWTFEKTGKYGDLIETNDLAFVIFKDSIAKNYIPDYFVYAFSFSTVPSLIGQIKNQLNFSIIDRDATVVEIGVNTTSYLKGNDIITELMDVYSTLNVNRKNHIAEVTIEYIERQLGEISDSLNMTEDNLQRFRSSRELLDVNDQANGMSEQYMNLQNQMAELITKKRYYDYLSEYLANNDDVSNVIVPTSMGVDDEVLNGLVATLITAQTQRSNLIRNHQERNPMVPRLGIQIENSKKTIRENISAVQKTTEIAIDEMDKRINKIKSDISRVPKTQRQLGGIERKYRLNDAIYNYLLEKRAEAKISQASNLPDNVIIESANFAGKVSPNTRKNYLIAFILGLMFPYGFLFLKGMISEKLDYNERIDRFTDAPILGKIPHSRKKSNNVVHENPKSTLAEAYRALRTNIEYRFKDTPHKVILVTSSIEGEGKSFNALNLAMVYAHLGRKTILIDFDLRKPTGYFSEKSIASVGLSSYFAEAISLEDIIQQSPHNKLDYIPSGPIPPNPVEMMASNDLKQLFNQLKGQYEYIILDATPLAQVSDAYLLMDDADLKIIIARYNYTLKKIFFLIMNDLKQKKVENLCIVLNDNRIGVDQYGYGYGYNNRKKDPIIKKNKNPKI; from the coding sequence ATGTATCAGGCACAATCTCAAATTGCTGTTCAGGAAGAATCCGATCTTAAAAGGGCTTTAGGATTATTCACCCGAAATTATAAGTTACTTTTGATATGTGCGGTAATTTCAATTGCTTTGGCCTATTTTTATAATCGGATAGCCGTACCTGTATATTACAGCAAAGCGGCTTTGTTGATTGAAAATAATGATCAACCTCAAATGAGAGGCGGTTCGAGTTCAGAGGAATATATCAACATGGATCTTTTCGGACGTAACCAAAGTTTTCAGAATGAATTATATGTTTTAAAATCAACTCCTGTAATTGAACAAACAATTAAGAATCTTGATTTGAGTGTAAATTACCTTCTTAAAAACAGGTTTCGCTATTTTGATGCCTATAAGAATTTACCCTTTAAAATAGTGTTTTTAAAAGAACACGTTCAGCCTGTAAACGTTAGATTCCTTGTTTCTTTGCATAAAGGCAATAAATATACGGTAAAAGTAGAAAAGACTAATGCACTATTTACAAATCTGTATACCGAAAACAATACTTATTCTAAAGAAGGATGGACTTTTGAGAAAACAGGAAAGTATGGTGATTTGATAGAGACCAATGATCTCGCCTTTGTAATATTCAAAGACAGCATAGCAAAAAACTATATACCGGATTATTTTGTTTACGCATTTTCTTTCTCGACTGTTCCCAGTTTAATAGGCCAAATTAAAAATCAACTTAATTTCAGTATAATTGACCGCGATGCTACCGTTGTCGAAATTGGTGTTAATACTACTTCTTATCTGAAAGGGAATGATATTATAACAGAATTAATGGATGTATATTCGACTCTTAACGTAAATCGTAAAAATCATATTGCCGAAGTTACTATCGAATATATTGAAAGACAATTAGGTGAAATATCTGATTCTCTTAATATGACTGAAGACAATTTACAGCGTTTCAGATCGTCACGGGAACTGCTTGATGTAAACGATCAAGCCAACGGGATGTCGGAACAATATATGAACCTTCAGAATCAGATGGCAGAATTGATTACCAAAAAGCGCTATTATGATTATCTGTCAGAGTATTTAGCAAATAATGATGATGTTTCAAATGTTATAGTCCCTACCTCTATGGGAGTTGATGATGAAGTACTTAACGGTTTAGTAGCTACTTTGATTACTGCACAAACGCAACGTTCAAATTTAATCCGCAATCACCAGGAAAGAAATCCAATGGTGCCGCGACTTGGTATTCAAATTGAAAACAGCAAAAAAACAATACGCGAAAATATTTCAGCCGTTCAGAAGACCACAGAGATCGCAATTGATGAAATGGATAAAAGAATTAACAAAATAAAATCTGACATCAGTCGTGTTCCCAAAACTCAACGTCAATTAGGCGGTATTGAAAGAAAGTACAGGTTGAATGATGCCATATATAATTACCTTCTTGAAAAAAGAGCCGAAGCTAAAATTTCACAGGCATCAAATTTACCGGATAACGTTATCATTGAATCTGCAAATTTTGCAGGAAAGGTTTCGCCTAATACCCGTAAGAATTACCTTATAGCATTTATACTGGGACTAATGTTCCCCTATGGCTTCTTATTCCTGAAAGGAATGATAAGTGAAAAACTTGATTATAATGAACGAATCGACCGATTTACCGATGCTCCAATTCTAGGTAAAATTCCACACAGCAGAAAGAAAAGTAATAATGTGGTTCATGAAAACCCAAAATCAACGTTAGCTGAAGCTTATCGTGCACTCCGGACAAATATTGAATACCGGTTTAAGGACACACCCCACAAAGTAATTTTGGTTACTTCAAGTATTGAAGGTGAAGGAAAATCATTTAATGCTCTTAATTTGGCTATGGTTTATGCCCATCTGGGTCGTAAAACAATTTTAATCGATTTCGATCTTCGTAAACCAACCGGTTATTTTTCAGAGAAAAGCATAGCCTCTGTTGGATTGAGTTCATATTTTGCTGAAGCTATCAGCCTGGAGGATATAATTCAACAATCACCCCATAACAAATTAGATTATATTCCCTCAGGCCCCATTCCCCCAAATCCAGTTGAAATGATGGCCTCGAATGACCTTAAGCAGCTATTTAATCAATTAAAGGGGCAATACGAGTATATAATATTGGATGCAACACCACTGGCTCAGGTTTCTGATGCCTATTTGCTGATGGATGATGCTGACTTGAAAATTATAATTGCCAGATATAATTATACACTAAAGAAGATCTTTTTCTTGATCATGAATGATTTAAAGCAAAAGAAAGTTGAAAATCTATGTATAGTATTGAATGACAACAGAATAGGTGTAGATCAATATGGTTATGGATATGGCTATAATAATAGAAAGAAGGATCCAATTATAAAAAAGAACAAGAACCCTAAAATTTGA
- a CDS encoding UpxY family transcription antiterminator: MEIIRTYSKDKDLGNPGKSARWYAIYTKPHHEKDVFKKLNELGIKGYLPLITTIRQWSDRKKKIKLPLFNCYVFVYITYDDYFRVLNIPGVVRFITFEGKAVAIPEKQIQVVMNLLQHEIEAQEIQYDFYKGATVEIVSGPLSGIFGELVNLDKKRVIIRISAIHKSMVIHVPMNLLRLVS, translated from the coding sequence TTGGAAATAATCAGAACATATAGCAAGGATAAAGATTTAGGCAATCCAGGTAAAAGCGCCCGATGGTATGCCATTTATACCAAGCCTCATCATGAGAAGGATGTTTTCAAAAAACTAAATGAACTTGGTATCAAGGGCTATCTTCCGCTTATAACTACAATCAGGCAATGGAGTGACAGAAAAAAGAAAATAAAACTGCCACTTTTTAATTGCTATGTTTTTGTATATATAACCTATGATGATTATTTCAGGGTTTTAAATATTCCAGGAGTGGTTCGGTTCATAACATTCGAAGGAAAAGCAGTTGCCATCCCTGAAAAACAGATCCAGGTCGTAATGAATCTCCTTCAACACGAAATTGAAGCACAAGAGATCCAGTACGATTTTTATAAGGGAGCTACTGTTGAAATTGTCAGTGGTCCCTTATCAGGAATATTTGGTGAACTGGTAAATTTGGATAAGAAAAGAGTCATTATCCGAATTAGTGCAATTCATAAGTCCATGGTAATACATGTCCCTATGAACTTGCTGCGTTTGGTGAGTTAA
- a CDS encoding O-antigen translocase, giving the protein MTDQQSSYRQIFKATSLFGGVQVFNIIIGVIRVKFVAVLLGTFGVGVLGLLNAPLNLIMSISGLGIAVSSVRDVSESYGTGDSRRIAIVIKTLRRWSWFTGMLGATFTLALAPLLSQWTFNNRNYTWAFVWLSITLLLQAINKGQTALLQGTRRLREMAKAAVIGSSLGLATSIPLYYWLGVKGIVPALIITAITGLFLSWYFSRKVVIDEVQISFRETFTLGIGMAKLGISMTLAGFIGSLSTYVLNAFIGNRGGVEQVGLYNAGWGVVGQYTSIIFTAMATDYYPRLSAIQENNEKIKELVRQQSETALLIITPLLALLIVTMPLVVRILYTPAFIPIVMFANLTVLGMQFKAISWAMGYIYLAKGNGKLFLTMEIVSGLIILLLNLVFYYFYGLNGLGISFIVSFLFGMVFSYVVLKMKYDFSFPKKFYLIFLTVYSFAALSFLTIFIKNNPVRYAAGIFILALAATFSLYKLNDLIDFRSYLKSRFGKS; this is encoded by the coding sequence TTGACAGACCAGCAATCTTCATATAGGCAGATATTCAAGGCCACCTCCCTATTTGGCGGAGTACAGGTCTTTAACATCATTATCGGAGTAATACGCGTTAAATTCGTTGCCGTGTTGCTGGGAACTTTTGGTGTCGGTGTGCTGGGCCTATTAAATGCCCCTTTAAATCTTATTATGTCAATTTCGGGTCTGGGAATCGCCGTAAGTTCAGTTAGAGATGTCTCAGAATCTTATGGTACGGGCGATTCAAGGAGAATTGCCATAGTCATTAAAACATTGCGCCGATGGTCATGGTTCACGGGCATGTTAGGCGCAACTTTCACACTTGCACTGGCTCCCCTTTTAAGTCAATGGACCTTTAATAACAGAAACTATACATGGGCTTTTGTATGGCTTTCAATTACATTACTCCTTCAGGCGATTAATAAAGGTCAGACAGCTCTGTTACAGGGCACCAGGAGATTGCGGGAGATGGCAAAAGCTGCCGTAATAGGGTCTTCTCTTGGATTAGCCACTTCAATTCCGCTTTATTATTGGCTGGGAGTCAAAGGCATAGTTCCGGCATTAATTATTACAGCTATTACAGGGTTATTTTTGTCATGGTATTTTTCGAGAAAGGTGGTTATTGATGAGGTGCAGATCTCCTTCCGCGAAACGTTCACATTGGGTATTGGTATGGCCAAACTGGGCATTTCGATGACTCTGGCCGGATTTATAGGCTCTCTTTCCACATATGTTTTAAACGCCTTTATTGGCAACAGGGGTGGAGTTGAACAGGTGGGACTGTATAATGCCGGCTGGGGCGTTGTTGGTCAATATACAAGCATTATTTTTACTGCAATGGCGACTGATTATTATCCAAGACTTTCAGCTATTCAGGAGAATAATGAAAAAATAAAAGAACTTGTCAGGCAACAAAGTGAGACGGCACTTCTCATTATCACTCCGCTTCTTGCATTACTGATTGTAACAATGCCCCTGGTAGTCAGGATTCTATACACTCCTGCATTCATACCTATTGTCATGTTTGCAAATCTTACGGTTCTTGGAATGCAGTTTAAAGCCATTTCATGGGCTATGGGCTATATATATCTTGCAAAAGGAAATGGTAAATTATTCCTTACTATGGAAATCGTTTCAGGATTGATTATTTTGCTGTTAAACCTGGTCTTCTATTATTTTTATGGCCTTAACGGTCTGGGTATTTCATTTATAGTGAGCTTTCTCTTCGGGATGGTGTTTTCTTATGTTGTATTGAAAATGAAATATGATTTCAGCTTTCCAAAGAAATTTTACCTCATTTTTTTAACGGTATACAGTTTCGCAGCGTTGTCATTTTTAACCATTTTTATTAAAAACAATCCTGTGAGATATGCTGCCGGAATTTTTATACTTGCGCTGGCTGCAACATTTTCATTATACAAATTAAATGATTTAATTGATTTCAGATCATACCTGAAATCCAGATTTGGAAAATCCTGA
- a CDS encoding DegT/DnrJ/EryC1/StrS family aminotransferase has translation MFVLNPDPYSLPCYRIGPFQTKDLSFNHCLQDSDEIDDYLNERFQGKDYQFTQNARKAINIALSHYGLQRDDVVTILTTTENFYISGCVTREIEKFCEWSRKLTDKTKVIFVNHEFGYPYNNIQKLKQYNLPIIEDCANSFFSRDHRNEIGHTGDFVVYSLPKMFPIQIGGILVSNLQSKLNIDDQVEYETLKYIKKVLSYHIAFKDEIIKKRIHNYNFLKSKFAELDLFERFDLDEYIIPGVFMFRNNSQNLNLPELKTFLYAHGIQCSVFYGEEAFFIPVHQALSEQDMLYFYEVVKSFINR, from the coding sequence ATGTTTGTTTTAAACCCAGATCCCTACAGCCTACCTTGTTACAGAATAGGGCCTTTTCAGACAAAGGATCTTTCATTTAATCATTGTTTGCAGGATAGTGATGAAATAGATGATTATTTAAACGAAAGATTTCAGGGGAAAGATTACCAGTTTACTCAAAATGCAAGAAAGGCAATAAACATTGCATTAAGCCACTACGGTTTGCAGAGAGATGACGTGGTTACAATATTGACCACTACAGAAAACTTTTATATTAGCGGTTGCGTTACCCGTGAGATTGAAAAATTCTGCGAATGGTCCAGAAAATTAACTGATAAAACAAAAGTTATTTTTGTTAATCACGAATTCGGCTATCCTTACAACAATATTCAAAAGCTCAAACAATATAATCTGCCCATTATTGAAGATTGTGCCAATTCGTTTTTCTCCCGTGATCACAGGAATGAAATAGGACATACAGGTGATTTTGTGGTATACAGCCTTCCCAAAATGTTCCCGATTCAGATCGGCGGCATATTGGTATCGAATCTTCAAAGTAAGTTAAACATTGATGATCAGGTTGAATATGAAACACTTAAATATATTAAAAAAGTACTTTCCTATCATATTGCCTTTAAAGATGAGATAATAAAGAAAAGAATCCACAATTATAATTTTCTAAAATCAAAATTTGCAGAACTTGATTTATTTGAACGTTTTGATTTAGACGAATATATCATTCCAGGCGTTTTTATGTTCCGAAATAATAGTCAGAATCTTAACCTTCCCGAACTGAAAACCTTTCTCTACGCACATGGGATTCAGTGCAGCGTATTTTATGGTGAAGAAGCGTTTTTTATTCCGGTCCATCAGGCACTGAGTGAACAAGATATGCTTTACTTTTATGAAGTAGTCAAGTCCTTTATAAACAGGTAG
- a CDS encoding FdtA/QdtA family cupin domain-containing protein, translated as MNSTVYDCSVVYLSKIHNRAGNLTALENNTSIPFDVKRVYYLYDVPGGEDRGGHAHVQLQQFIIAVSGAFEVLLNDGINKKIIYLDRPYIGIHIVPGIWRELLNFSSGAICLVLASMKYSETDYIRSYSDFLTLKKH; from the coding sequence ATGAATAGCACAGTTTACGATTGCAGTGTTGTGTACTTGTCAAAAATACATAACAGAGCTGGAAATTTAACAGCTCTTGAAAATAATACAAGTATACCCTTTGATGTTAAAAGGGTCTATTACCTGTATGACGTTCCCGGTGGTGAAGACCGAGGCGGGCATGCACATGTTCAGTTACAGCAGTTTATTATTGCTGTCAGCGGTGCTTTTGAAGTTTTACTTAATGATGGTATCAATAAAAAAATTATATACCTTGACAGGCCATATATAGGCATTCATATCGTTCCTGGAATCTGGCGTGAACTGTTGAACTTTTCATCCGGTGCTATTTGCCTTGTTCTGGCATCAATGAAATATTCTGAAACCGATTATATTAGAAGCTATTCCGATTTCTTAACACTGAAAAAACACTGA